In the genome of Leucobacter luti, one region contains:
- a CDS encoding methylated-DNA--[protein]-cysteine S-methyltransferase, which translates to MTAATRGSQEAMLGQHAPLAHAVIEIVGHPFRVIWTPEDGAVRAAGFATAADPTADSLVERLARLDPALAARGLAAAPDPAGPIGDALRAYAAGDTEAVEAIHVAQPETPFRGEVWRALRGVAAGEAVTYTELAGRAGRPTAVRAAASGCANNLVALIVPCHRIVRTDGGLGGYLFGVDIKERLLRHEGAIG; encoded by the coding sequence ATGACCGCCGCAACTCGGGGCTCACAGGAGGCCATGCTGGGCCAGCACGCTCCGCTCGCCCACGCCGTGATTGAAATCGTTGGCCACCCGTTCCGCGTGATCTGGACGCCGGAAGACGGGGCCGTACGCGCCGCCGGTTTCGCGACCGCGGCGGATCCGACGGCCGATAGCCTCGTCGAGCGCCTTGCGCGACTCGACCCCGCGTTGGCAGCGCGTGGGCTGGCCGCAGCACCGGATCCGGCCGGCCCGATTGGTGACGCCCTGCGCGCCTACGCCGCAGGAGACACAGAAGCGGTCGAAGCGATCCACGTCGCCCAGCCGGAGACCCCGTTCCGGGGCGAGGTGTGGCGCGCGCTGCGCGGAGTTGCCGCTGGAGAGGCCGTGACCTACACGGAACTCGCGGGACGCGCGGGACGGCCGACCGCGGTGCGGGCAGCGGCCTCGGGTTGCGCCAACAACCTGGTCGCGCTCATCGTGCCGTGCCACCGGATCGTGCGCACTGACGGCGGGCTTGGCGGCTACCTGTTTGGGGTGGACATCAAGGAGCGGCTGCTGCGCCACGAGGGTGCGATCGGCTAG
- a CDS encoding DNA-3-methyladenine glycosylase 2 family protein encodes MPITETTLTLDFDACYRAASGRDARWDGRVYLGVTSTGIYCRPSCPARKPKPENCRFFGTAAACVAAGFRACKRCRPDAVPGTRDWDARGDLVARAVRRIRDGAIDSSGVAGLASELAVSERHLRRMLLDGIGATPLQLARTRRAHAARALIEQTDLSLADVAFAAGFGSVRQFGDTMREEFGVAPSELPRRGPGSHGAGSRGAGSRNTESATPVSGDPVSDERPRIPLRLRTRAPFDPGAMRAFLLAHAIPGRDQVSSAGTTGTPDVTGITAHAVDVPGGTAVVRIDWDEIPTVAQQAGAHTVGIPVVLTLPELADTMPAIQKVRRMLDLDADPGQIAEAFSADPLLAPLRAARPGLRLPGARDPHEFALATVLGQQVSLAAARTLQGRLAAAFTGPGPGASGVSAAGAGSGPADPAPAFLPRVDVTRIATRTAAELQTELRITGARAETLRALAAALAGGLDLGPGADRDRARAELAAIRGVGPWTVELIAMRALGDPDAYPAGDLILRRALGVEKPRDAELLAESWRPFRGYATQHLWADFLAEAARKDTK; translated from the coding sequence GTGCCCATCACCGAAACCACCCTCACGCTCGACTTCGACGCCTGCTACCGCGCGGCGTCGGGTCGCGACGCGCGCTGGGACGGCCGGGTCTACCTCGGGGTCACGAGCACCGGAATCTACTGCCGCCCATCGTGCCCGGCGCGCAAGCCGAAGCCCGAGAACTGCCGCTTCTTCGGCACGGCTGCTGCGTGTGTCGCTGCCGGGTTCCGCGCCTGCAAGCGCTGCCGCCCCGACGCAGTGCCAGGTACCCGCGACTGGGACGCCCGCGGCGACCTCGTGGCGCGCGCGGTGCGGCGGATCCGCGACGGCGCCATCGACTCCTCAGGCGTCGCCGGCCTCGCAAGCGAACTCGCGGTCAGCGAGCGCCACTTGCGCCGCATGCTGCTCGACGGGATCGGCGCAACACCGCTGCAACTCGCCCGCACCCGCAGAGCGCATGCTGCCCGCGCACTCATCGAACAGACGGATCTCTCGCTCGCCGATGTCGCGTTCGCGGCGGGTTTCGGCAGCGTGCGCCAGTTCGGCGACACCATGCGCGAGGAGTTTGGGGTCGCACCGTCGGAGCTTCCCCGGCGGGGTCCTGGATCGCACGGTGCAGGATCGCGCGGTGCTGGATCGCGCAACACCGAATCCGCCACCCCCGTTTCTGGAGACCCCGTCTCTGATGAGCGCCCCCGAATCCCGCTCCGCCTCCGCACCCGCGCTCCATTCGACCCGGGTGCCATGCGCGCCTTCCTGCTGGCGCACGCAATTCCGGGCCGCGATCAGGTCAGTAGCGCAGGAACCACCGGCACTCCCGATGTCACTGGAATCACCGCTCACGCCGTCGACGTGCCTGGCGGCACCGCAGTCGTCCGCATTGACTGGGATGAGATCCCCACTGTGGCTCAGCAGGCCGGAGCACATACCGTCGGCATCCCCGTCGTGCTTACACTGCCGGAGCTCGCGGACACGATGCCGGCGATCCAGAAGGTGCGTCGCATGCTCGACCTCGACGCCGATCCCGGCCAGATCGCCGAGGCGTTTTCGGCGGATCCACTCCTCGCCCCCTTGCGTGCTGCGCGCCCCGGCCTGCGGCTGCCGGGAGCGCGGGATCCGCACGAGTTCGCGCTCGCGACCGTGCTCGGTCAGCAGGTGTCGCTCGCGGCGGCACGCACGCTGCAGGGTCGGCTTGCAGCGGCGTTTACGGGACCGGGGCCGGGCGCTTCGGGGGTGAGTGCAGCTGGCGCAGGATCCGGACCAGCCGATCCTGCGCCAGCGTTCCTCCCGCGCGTCGACGTCACCCGTATCGCCACCCGCACCGCAGCAGAGCTGCAGACTGAGCTGCGGATCACCGGGGCGCGCGCCGAGACACTGCGCGCGCTCGCCGCAGCACTCGCTGGCGGCCTCGACCTCGGCCCTGGCGCGGATCGGGATCGGGCACGCGCCGAGCTTGCCGCGATCCGGGGCGTTGGGCCGTGGACCGTTGAACTCATCGCGATGCGTGCGCTCGGCGATCCGGATGCGTACCCGGCGGGCGATCTGATCCTGCGCCGCGCGCTCGGTGTCGAGAAGCCGCGCGACGCCGAACTGCTTGCTGAATCATGGCGCCCGTTCCGCGGCTACGCCACACAGCACCTCTGGGCCGACTTCCTCGCGGAAGCCGCACGAAAGGACACGAAATGA
- a CDS encoding TetR/AcrR family transcriptional regulator: MKDVSGRTALLRATVVVVAAGGLRALTYRAVATEAGVSHGLVRHHFGTRDQLVAEAMEYAIHTSLRDSNMLNDALTPDEFAGGIESLADREASIQSFQYELLLESRRRPELRPLAELHYRAYRDAISRQLARLGVDDADLTELIWFALDGIVFKQLIISEDVTPAVRRIRQLVAAAGSPR, from the coding sequence ATGAAGGACGTGTCCGGGCGCACCGCCCTGCTCCGCGCTACTGTCGTCGTCGTGGCCGCGGGAGGGTTGCGGGCACTGACCTACCGTGCGGTCGCTACCGAAGCCGGGGTGTCACACGGGCTCGTGCGGCACCACTTCGGCACGCGAGATCAGCTCGTGGCTGAGGCGATGGAGTACGCGATCCACACGAGCCTGCGCGATTCGAACATGCTGAACGATGCGCTGACCCCGGACGAGTTCGCCGGCGGCATCGAATCGCTCGCCGATCGTGAGGCGAGCATTCAGTCGTTCCAGTACGAACTGCTCCTGGAAAGCCGCCGCAGGCCTGAGCTGCGCCCGCTCGCGGAGCTGCACTATCGCGCGTACCGCGACGCGATCTCGCGCCAGCTCGCCAGGCTCGGCGTTGACGATGCCGATCTCACTGAGCTGATCTGGTTCGCACTCGACGGCATTGTGTTTAAGCAGCTCATCATCTCCGAGGACGTCACCCCCGCAGTGCGCCGGATCAGGCAGCTCGTGGCCGCGGCCGGATCGCCCCGCTAG
- a CDS encoding tyramine oxidase subunit B, whose amino-acid sequence MTDTQIDFLYLSEPDMIRAGVTDMAACVDTMSDMLGLFAAGDYRMAGTENNSHGAQIYFPETELFPGMPVDGPDRRFMAMPAYLGGDYQMAGCKWYGSNVENKQRGLPRSILMFTLSDKDTGAPLAIMSANLLSAYRTGAIPGVGARYLAREDARVIGIVGPGPMNRTSLESFMATRPGIDTVKVAGRGQAGIDAFIRWAQERFPEISTIEQVADMEAAVRGSDIVSVAVPSPSGSKHYPHIKDEWVKPGAFICCSAHLSLDESLITRSRHVADARKIYEAWGEELPAPASETVGIWGMHLFDRVRDGRMRPEQFEDIGEIIQGKTPARQHEDEVFIYSVGGMPVEDVAWATQVYRNAVRDGIGTKLNLWETPAMA is encoded by the coding sequence GTGACCGATACCCAGATCGACTTTCTCTACCTCAGCGAGCCAGACATGATCCGCGCTGGCGTCACCGACATGGCGGCATGCGTCGACACGATGTCAGACATGCTCGGACTGTTCGCCGCGGGCGACTACCGGATGGCGGGCACCGAGAACAACTCGCACGGCGCGCAGATCTACTTCCCGGAAACTGAGCTCTTCCCCGGCATGCCCGTTGACGGACCGGATCGCCGATTCATGGCGATGCCCGCTTACCTGGGTGGCGACTATCAGATGGCCGGTTGCAAGTGGTACGGCTCAAACGTCGAGAACAAACAGCGCGGCCTCCCCCGTTCCATCCTGATGTTTACACTCAGCGACAAGGACACTGGCGCCCCGCTCGCGATCATGTCGGCGAATCTGCTGAGTGCCTACCGCACGGGTGCGATCCCAGGCGTTGGCGCTCGGTACCTTGCACGCGAAGACGCGCGCGTGATCGGTATCGTTGGCCCCGGCCCCATGAACCGCACCTCCCTCGAGTCATTCATGGCCACACGACCCGGCATCGACACCGTGAAGGTTGCAGGCCGCGGCCAAGCGGGCATCGATGCATTCATCCGCTGGGCACAAGAGCGCTTCCCTGAGATCAGCACGATCGAGCAGGTCGCCGATATGGAGGCTGCCGTGCGTGGCTCCGACATCGTGAGCGTCGCGGTGCCCAGCCCATCGGGCTCGAAACACTACCCCCACATCAAGGACGAGTGGGTGAAGCCGGGGGCGTTTATCTGCTGCTCGGCTCACCTATCACTCGATGAGTCGCTCATCACACGGTCCCGTCACGTCGCCGACGCACGGAAAATCTATGAGGCCTGGGGCGAAGAGCTGCCGGCGCCCGCCTCCGAGACCGTCGGGATCTGGGGCATGCACCTGTTCGATCGGGTGCGCGACGGCCGCATGCGCCCCGAGCAGTTCGAGGACATCGGCGAAATCATCCAGGGGAAGACCCCTGCGCGCCAACATGAAGATGAGGTGTTCATCTACTCGGTCGGCGGCATGCCGGTCGAAGACGTGGCCTGGGCAACGCAGGTATACCGCAACGCGGTGCGCGACGGGATCGGCACAAAGCTGAACCTGTGGGAGACCCCGGCAATGGCCTAG
- the solA gene encoding N-methyl-L-tryptophan oxidase → MDLQQTDVVVIGAGAVGAMALWQLSKREGLSVVGIEQYGRVHSHGSYAGESRVFRTAVHEGGTYVPMIQRSRELWRELERESGRDIYAEVGALSIAPEGFPDLVTAQGTVREFDLEHRMLSTEELRAEFPQHRIQDGDVGLLDAHGGGLRPEVAIMSALDLAEANGAELHFNTPVIDIEERGNGVVVRTTQGAWLARTVVVASGSWSTRLSPELNELLRLQVLGLTWFMPKDPSLFVPAKFPAFLRDAGSVHFFGAPSFDGYAFKACTNPEWPVFRDVAEVPTHHTREELIRIGQRAAELFNGINPEPVRESVHHCAYTPDRLPVVDRSASGRIVTLTGLSGHGFKFVPKLGEWAAQLVTGEDAGVDPRFALPAHMKRLAETGPYSGGGH, encoded by the coding sequence ATGGACCTGCAGCAGACCGACGTTGTCGTCATCGGAGCCGGCGCCGTAGGCGCCATGGCGCTGTGGCAGTTGAGTAAGCGCGAGGGCCTCAGCGTTGTCGGTATCGAGCAGTATGGCCGTGTGCACTCGCACGGCTCCTACGCTGGCGAGTCGAGAGTGTTCCGCACCGCGGTCCACGAGGGCGGCACCTATGTCCCCATGATCCAACGCTCCCGTGAGCTCTGGCGCGAACTGGAGCGCGAGTCGGGCCGCGACATCTACGCTGAGGTCGGGGCACTGAGTATCGCACCCGAGGGCTTCCCGGATCTCGTCACCGCGCAGGGCACCGTGCGTGAGTTCGATCTCGAGCATCGGATGCTGAGCACCGAGGAATTGCGCGCTGAGTTCCCTCAGCATCGCATTCAAGATGGAGACGTTGGCCTGCTCGACGCGCACGGCGGCGGCCTGCGGCCCGAGGTCGCGATCATGAGCGCACTGGATCTGGCCGAGGCCAACGGCGCCGAACTGCACTTCAACACCCCCGTCATCGACATCGAGGAGCGGGGGAACGGTGTTGTGGTGCGCACCACACAGGGGGCGTGGTTGGCGCGGACGGTCGTTGTGGCTTCCGGCTCTTGGTCGACACGGCTCTCCCCGGAGCTCAATGAACTACTCCGGCTTCAGGTCCTCGGCCTGACCTGGTTTATGCCCAAGGATCCGTCGCTGTTCGTTCCGGCCAAGTTCCCAGCGTTTCTGCGCGACGCGGGCTCCGTGCACTTCTTCGGCGCCCCCAGCTTCGATGGCTACGCGTTCAAGGCCTGCACGAACCCGGAGTGGCCGGTCTTCCGCGACGTGGCTGAGGTGCCGACGCACCATACTCGCGAGGAACTGATCCGGATCGGGCAGCGCGCGGCAGAGCTGTTCAACGGCATCAACCCGGAGCCCGTGCGCGAGAGCGTGCACCACTGCGCATACACGCCGGATCGCCTCCCCGTCGTTGACCGCAGCGCGAGCGGCCGGATCGTGACGCTGACGGGGCTCTCCGGCCACGGATTCAAGTTCGTGCCGAAGCTGGGCGAGTGGGCAGCACAGCTGGTCACGGGTGAGGACGCGGGCGTCGATCCCCGCTTCGCACTCCCAGCACATATGAAGCGGCTGGCCGAGACTGGACCGTACTCCGGAGGCGGGCACTAG
- a CDS encoding ABC transporter permease, whose protein sequence is MAKILNRIVVTVVYLFLLAPIIAVVLISFNDSKSLAIELGAPSFQWYESILANSELMAGAQVSLVTAVVTAIVVLALGVPVSLAIARYEFPGKAAISGFFLSPLLVPGVVLGLGLLLVFQPVGLVGTYPGIVIAHFGVTVPYVIRTTLSSLLTSDMRCEEAARVHGANAVTTFRRVTLPIIAPGILAGGVMAFIISFDEAVISLFVAGSGHTTLPVEMFRYLQYRSDPGLAALSVILIALSVVIVLVIERAVGLRKVVGS, encoded by the coding sequence ATGGCAAAAATACTCAACCGAATTGTCGTGACAGTCGTCTATCTGTTTCTGCTTGCGCCTATCATCGCAGTGGTACTGATTTCGTTCAACGACTCGAAAAGTCTCGCGATTGAGCTCGGTGCTCCTTCGTTCCAGTGGTACGAGAGCATTCTCGCGAACTCTGAGCTCATGGCCGGAGCTCAGGTGAGTCTCGTGACGGCAGTGGTGACGGCGATCGTGGTGCTGGCGCTCGGCGTTCCGGTCTCGCTCGCGATCGCGCGCTACGAGTTTCCGGGGAAAGCCGCAATCTCCGGGTTCTTCTTGTCGCCGTTGCTCGTCCCCGGGGTAGTGCTCGGCCTGGGCCTCCTGCTGGTGTTTCAGCCGGTGGGCCTCGTCGGGACATATCCCGGGATCGTGATCGCGCACTTTGGGGTCACGGTGCCGTACGTCATTCGTACGACGCTGTCGAGCCTGCTCACGAGTGACATGCGCTGTGAGGAAGCGGCGCGCGTGCACGGCGCAAACGCGGTGACGACATTCCGGCGGGTGACCCTCCCGATTATCGCCCCCGGCATTCTTGCTGGCGGCGTGATGGCGTTCATCATCTCGTTTGATGAGGCCGTCATCTCGCTGTTCGTTGCCGGCTCAGGGCACACCACTCTGCCGGTCGAAATGTTCCGGTACCTGCAGTACCGCTCGGATCCCGGGCTCGCAGCGCTGTCGGTGATCCTGATTGCGCTCTCAGTAGTGATCGTGCTCGTGATTGAGCGGGCGGTCGGATTGCGGAAGGTGGTGGGAAGCTAA
- a CDS encoding ABC transporter permease, whose product MTVSHTNTEFISIGLKSDRARNRGRFSAYGLVLPGIIGLFVSFLLPLFVMIRMSLNENGSGGQLIESLTFDSYGFALSDPFYWKVVGNTLLLGLVCGLSAVVLSYPIALFLTKTTSRWKGVLMALAIAPLLTSAVARTFGWMALLGDKGVINESLLSFGLISSPLRLSNNFLGSSIALVEILMPYAILAMISGFGRINSSLEEAAGSLGASKLRVFLRVTLPLSLPGVFTGFLLVFVLAVSSFVTPKLLGGGRVFVLATEVYSEATQTLNWPLASALSVILLVVFGGIVAVYQRLIKRFEG is encoded by the coding sequence ATGACGGTATCGCACACCAATACTGAGTTCATCAGCATCGGGTTGAAATCGGACCGGGCACGGAACCGAGGCCGGTTCTCGGCCTACGGCCTCGTGCTTCCCGGAATCATCGGGCTGTTCGTGAGCTTCTTGCTGCCGCTGTTCGTCATGATTCGGATGTCGCTCAACGAGAACGGTTCGGGGGGCCAGCTCATTGAGTCGCTGACATTCGATTCGTATGGCTTTGCGCTTTCTGATCCCTTCTACTGGAAAGTGGTCGGGAACACCCTCCTGTTAGGCCTGGTGTGCGGACTCTCGGCCGTGGTGCTGTCCTATCCGATCGCCCTATTCCTGACCAAGACGACCTCGCGGTGGAAAGGAGTGCTGATGGCGCTCGCCATTGCGCCGCTCTTGACTTCGGCGGTGGCCCGCACCTTCGGGTGGATGGCATTGCTCGGAGACAAGGGTGTCATCAACGAGTCACTGCTCAGCTTTGGACTCATCAGCTCCCCGCTGCGATTGAGCAATAACTTCCTCGGCAGCTCGATCGCTCTCGTGGAGATTCTGATGCCGTACGCGATCCTCGCAATGATTTCGGGGTTCGGACGGATCAACAGCTCCCTCGAGGAAGCGGCAGGCTCGCTCGGAGCCTCGAAGCTGCGGGTGTTTCTGCGGGTGACGCTTCCGCTCTCGCTTCCTGGAGTGTTCACCGGTTTTCTGCTGGTGTTCGTGCTGGCAGTGAGCTCGTTTGTGACGCCGAAGCTGCTCGGGGGCGGGCGTGTCTTTGTCCTCGCGACGGAGGTCTACAGTGAGGCGACGCAGACGCTGAACTGGCCGCTCGCATCGGCGCTCTCGGTCATTCTGCTCGTGGTGTTCGGCGGCATTGTCGCCGTGTATCAGCGGCTCATCAAGCGATTCGAAGGGTGA
- a CDS encoding ABC transporter ATP-binding protein: MATQRDRGMIVAASVNSEYLSIRNLRKTYPKTTAPAVNDVNLDVEQGDLVALLGPSGCGKTTTLRMVAGLLEPTSGQIVVNGRDVVSTPVHKRGMGMVFQSYALFPHLTVEENVAFGLQMHRVPKAQVGPRTREALETVQLGHLAARKPAELSGGQQQRVALARALVIHPTLLLLDEPLSNLDAKLRDAMRREIRSIQQQSGTTTLFVTHDQDEALDMADRIAILNNGVIEQYDRPTAIYESPATRFVANFVGKANFLSVASVSPEGAGRYKVVTEQFGSFSVAGAPGVTSGASLVVRPHRVDLAPTDVGAGSLPTARGRVVASSYTGNVRSYDLHLDSGQVMRADKLSSISDELRIGDEVYVSFEPGDAHLVPEE; this comes from the coding sequence GTGGCGACGCAGCGTGATCGGGGGATGATCGTGGCGGCATCGGTCAACTCCGAGTACCTGTCGATTCGAAATCTGCGGAAGACCTATCCAAAGACCACTGCCCCTGCTGTAAACGACGTCAACCTCGACGTCGAGCAGGGAGACCTTGTCGCCCTGCTCGGGCCCTCGGGGTGCGGGAAAACGACGACGCTGCGCATGGTCGCCGGCCTCCTCGAACCGACGTCGGGCCAGATCGTCGTGAACGGGCGCGACGTCGTTTCGACGCCCGTTCATAAGCGCGGCATGGGCATGGTGTTTCAGTCGTACGCTCTGTTCCCACACCTCACGGTGGAGGAGAACGTCGCCTTCGGGCTGCAGATGCATCGGGTACCGAAGGCCCAGGTGGGGCCGCGCACCCGCGAAGCGCTTGAAACCGTACAACTGGGACACCTTGCAGCACGCAAACCGGCGGAGCTCTCAGGTGGGCAGCAGCAGCGGGTCGCACTCGCGCGCGCGCTCGTGATCCACCCCACGCTGCTCTTACTCGACGAACCGCTCTCGAACCTCGACGCGAAGCTGCGCGACGCGATGCGGCGGGAGATTCGCAGTATCCAGCAGCAATCGGGCACCACCACGTTGTTCGTCACCCATGATCAGGACGAAGCACTCGATATGGCCGACCGGATTGCGATTCTCAACAACGGGGTGATTGAGCAGTACGATCGCCCAACTGCCATCTACGAGAGCCCCGCGACGAGATTCGTAGCGAACTTCGTCGGGAAGGCAAACTTTCTCAGCGTTGCCTCCGTCTCCCCGGAGGGCGCTGGTCGCTACAAGGTGGTGACCGAGCAGTTCGGAAGCTTCTCCGTCGCTGGTGCGCCGGGGGTCACATCGGGTGCATCTCTCGTGGTGCGACCGCACCGGGTTGATCTGGCGCCAACAGATGTCGGAGCGGGGTCTCTCCCGACGGCGCGCGGCAGAGTCGTCGCATCCAGCTACACAGGCAACGTGCGCAGTTATGACCTCCATCTCGACAGCGGGCAGGTGATGCGGGCAGACAAGCTCAGTTCGATCTCGGACGAGCTCCGAATCGGTGACGAGGTGTACGTGTCGTTCGAGCCCGGTGACGCTCACCTCGTGCCGGAAGAGTGA
- a CDS encoding extracellular solute-binding protein: protein MSLQTRLGMSAVIVSALALSACSGGAASSENANPDAVELNVLGYAALFEDQYTAAVIDKFNAAQDDIVVNFVPSQNSAEMLGKLRSESSAPTVDVAILDASVAHTGNQEGLFSKVSASDVPNLANVVELGQSADGYGPAVTFDNLVVLYNTAEVKTPPKGIADLWDAPENSVSIPAPPDIQGHTLTILTANNLGVDYRDGIEPAVEKLAELAPLVNTWEPVPDVYQPVISGTSQYGVGWNARAQYFAEDSDGAMSVVQPDDGIGFQINTINLVEGTENAEAAKKFMDYALSSEAQQSFAEALFYAPVVSGVELPADVSDRVADSADPNIVDIDWIWLADERDAWTEQWRRSVIGG, encoded by the coding sequence ATGTCACTACAGACTCGACTCGGCATGTCTGCCGTCATCGTTTCGGCCCTTGCGCTCTCCGCCTGTAGCGGCGGCGCCGCAAGCTCAGAGAACGCGAACCCGGACGCAGTAGAACTCAATGTCTTGGGCTACGCCGCGCTTTTCGAAGACCAGTACACGGCGGCGGTGATCGACAAGTTCAACGCCGCTCAAGACGACATCGTCGTGAACTTCGTGCCCTCACAGAACAGTGCCGAAATGCTGGGAAAGCTGCGGAGTGAATCGTCAGCCCCCACGGTCGATGTCGCGATTCTCGATGCTTCGGTGGCGCACACGGGCAACCAGGAGGGGCTCTTCTCCAAAGTCTCCGCGTCCGATGTGCCGAACCTGGCGAATGTCGTGGAACTCGGTCAGAGCGCAGATGGATATGGGCCCGCCGTCACGTTTGACAACCTCGTCGTGCTGTACAACACCGCTGAGGTGAAAACTCCACCGAAAGGCATCGCTGACCTCTGGGACGCCCCAGAGAACTCCGTGTCGATCCCCGCGCCACCGGACATCCAGGGACACACGCTCACGATCCTCACCGCCAACAACCTGGGTGTTGACTACCGCGATGGGATTGAACCGGCAGTGGAGAAACTGGCTGAGCTCGCACCGCTTGTCAACACCTGGGAGCCGGTGCCCGATGTCTACCAGCCCGTGATCTCTGGCACCTCACAGTACGGGGTCGGCTGGAACGCGCGTGCGCAGTACTTCGCAGAGGACTCCGACGGAGCGATGAGCGTGGTGCAGCCGGACGACGGCATCGGATTCCAGATCAACACGATCAACCTCGTCGAGGGCACAGAGAACGCCGAGGCGGCCAAGAAGTTCATGGACTACGCGCTCTCCTCAGAAGCTCAGCAGTCCTTTGCTGAGGCGCTCTTCTACGCTCCAGTGGTCTCCGGAGTCGAGCTCCCAGCAGACGTGTCGGACCGAGTGGCTGATTCTGCTGATCCCAACATCGTCGACATTGATTGGATCTGGCTCGCCGACGAACGCGATGCGTGGACTGAGCAGTGGCGACGCAGCGTGATCGGGGGATGA
- a CDS encoding RraA family protein translates to MPPQIREERRHALLTVQTSTLGHLRDFGFIRGLTPNRRPIQFAGTAVTVRLPHMDSTALHVAADHLRPGDVLVVEQSGDERSSFGGMVAFTAQTRGAEGVILAGAMNDFDEVLELGLPVYSRGVSARTTRILGVEGAINVPITVGGVVVTPGDAIFADSDGIAVLTEAEIDDIVADLQSKESAEPDKKIEITAGRMLSEWSGAAKFFEPSEVAS, encoded by the coding sequence ATGCCCCCACAGATCCGTGAAGAGCGACGGCACGCGCTCCTCACGGTCCAAACCTCCACGCTCGGTCACCTCCGGGACTTTGGATTCATCCGTGGCCTCACTCCCAACCGACGTCCGATTCAGTTCGCCGGTACGGCAGTCACCGTACGCCTCCCCCACATGGATTCAACGGCGCTCCACGTGGCAGCCGACCATCTTCGCCCAGGCGACGTCCTCGTCGTTGAACAGTCGGGTGATGAGCGTTCGAGCTTCGGTGGCATGGTCGCATTCACGGCACAAACGCGTGGCGCTGAGGGCGTCATTTTGGCCGGCGCCATGAACGACTTCGACGAAGTCTTGGAACTCGGGCTTCCGGTGTACTCGCGCGGCGTCTCGGCTCGTACCACTCGCATCCTCGGAGTTGAAGGGGCCATCAATGTGCCCATCACCGTCGGCGGCGTCGTCGTCACGCCCGGTGACGCGATCTTTGCCGATTCCGATGGCATCGCAGTGCTCACGGAGGCCGAGATCGATGACATCGTGGCCGATCTCCAGTCCAAGGAGAGCGCCGAGCCGGACAAGAAGATTGAAATCACCGCGGGGCGCATGCTGTCCGAGTGGAGCGGGGCAGCCAAGTTCTTCGAGCCAAGCGAGGTCGCATCATGA
- a CDS encoding carbon-nitrogen hydrolase family protein: MNEFRLAVAQFAATTDIAQNRHIAVSLVAAAGAQADLVVLPENAMYSDPARSSTGGHSEPLTGEFVTALSEAAARANTHVVAGFTETSDSTRPFNTLVHLNNAGELAGTYRKIHLYDAFGYRESDTVQAAPAESPLTFEINGVTVGAATCYDLRFPEMARWLIDHAADVLLYPAAWAVGPMKELHWETLLRARAIENTAYVAASGQTGPHCTGQSQIIDPLGVTLASAGEAQESFAIAVVRAARVEQVRATNPCLDNRQFAVAPQH, translated from the coding sequence ATGAATGAGTTTCGTCTCGCCGTCGCGCAGTTCGCGGCCACAACGGATATCGCGCAGAACCGGCACATCGCGGTGTCGCTGGTGGCAGCAGCGGGGGCGCAGGCCGATCTTGTTGTACTCCCTGAGAACGCCATGTACTCCGACCCAGCGCGGAGCAGCACGGGCGGACACTCCGAGCCGCTCACTGGCGAGTTCGTCACCGCGCTCAGCGAGGCCGCAGCGCGCGCGAACACGCACGTCGTCGCCGGCTTTACGGAAACGAGCGACAGCACCCGCCCGTTCAACACCCTGGTGCATCTCAACAATGCGGGGGAACTGGCGGGCACCTATCGCAAGATCCACCTGTACGACGCCTTCGGCTACCGGGAATCTGACACCGTGCAGGCAGCTCCGGCCGAGTCTCCGCTCACATTCGAGATCAATGGCGTGACCGTTGGCGCAGCGACGTGCTACGACCTTCGCTTCCCCGAGATGGCGCGCTGGCTCATCGACCATGCTGCCGATGTCTTGCTCTACCCCGCAGCGTGGGCCGTCGGGCCGATGAAGGAACTGCACTGGGAGACACTGCTGCGGGCGCGGGCGATCGAGAACACGGCGTACGTCGCGGCTTCTGGCCAGACCGGACCGCACTGCACTGGGCAGAGCCAGATCATCGATCCACTGGGAGTGACGCTCGCCTCAGCAGGCGAAGCACAGGAGTCGTTCGCCATCGCCGTGGTGCGAGCCGCACGAGTCGAACAGGTGCGAGCAACGAACCCGTGCTTGGACAATCGGCAGTTCGCGGTCGCGCCGCAGCACTGA